A stretch of the Nicotiana tabacum cultivar K326 chromosome 6, ASM71507v2, whole genome shotgun sequence genome encodes the following:
- the LOC107763002 gene encoding pectinesterase 3, which yields MNLVKGYGKINLSEDPASSLSTRRAAHKRRLAIALSLTLFLTLLICALVGAFIHASNSKDRTPSVSSNSADLLKAVCAVTQYPESCFDSISSLHSSPQKPDPEPFLNLSLQATIRELTNVSSLPKSLISKVNDPGTVSALKDCVSLFDDALSQLNQSAELLQVGPGEKALTDKKVKDMQTWISASMTDQDTCLEGLDEMGSPLVGEVKARVQNAKEYMSNTLAILSNMPSLLQKFGITLH from the coding sequence ATGAACTTAGTCAAAGGCTATGGCAAAATTAACCTTTCAGAAGATCCAGCTTCTTCTTTGTCTACTCGCAGAGCCGCCCACAAGCGCCGCCTCGCCATCGCCCTCTCTCTCACCCTCTTCCTAACTCTACTCATCTGCGCATTGGTCGGCGCGTTTATCCACGCGTCAAATTCCAAAGACCGAACACCATCTGTATCATCCAACTCGGCCGATTTGCTCAAAGCCGTGTGCGCAGTGACTCAGTATCCAGAGTCATGCTTTGACTCCATATCCTCCCTCCACAGCAGCCCACAAAAACCCGACCCGGAACCATTCCTGAACCTTTCCCTTCAAGCAACAATTAGAGAATTAACCAACGTTTCTTCGCTCCCGAAATCGCTGATCTCGAAAGTCAATGACCCGGGAACAGTGTCGGCGTTGAAGGACTGTGTCAGTTTGTTCGATGACGCGCTGAGTCAACTCAACCAGTCGGCCGAGTTGCTCCAAGTGGGCCCCGGTGAAAAGGCTTTGACGGATAAGAAGGTGAAGGACATGCAAACATGGATCAGCGCTTCAATGACTGATCAGGACACGTGTTTGGAGGGACTGGATGAAATGGGATCGCCGTTGGTTGGGGAAGTGAAAGCGCGGGTGCAGAATGCTAAAGAGTACATGAGTAACACCTTAGCAATTCTCAGTAATATGCCTAGCCTTCTTCAAAAGTTTGGTATCACTTTGCATTGA